From one Streptomyces sp. Q6 genomic stretch:
- a CDS encoding DUF4287 domain-containing protein has protein sequence MSQVFSEETHRNLLARIPHCTGREVSDWLRTVEDGPCFLRFEEKVSWLRGEHNLAYGHAKAIIHEYDLRRAARRFG, from the coding sequence ATGTCCCAAGTCTTCTCCGAGGAGACCCACCGCAATCTGCTGGCCCGCATCCCCCACTGCACCGGTCGTGAAGTCTCCGACTGGTTGCGCACCGTCGAAGACGGACCCTGTTTCCTTCGCTTCGAAGAGAAGGTCAGCTGGCTCCGCGGGGAGCACAACCTCGCGTACGGCCACGCCAAGGCGATCATCCACGAGTACGACCTGCGGCGCGCGGCGCGCCGTTTCGGCTAG